In Candidatus Methanosphaera massiliense, the following are encoded in one genomic region:
- a CDS encoding CDP-glycerol:glycerophosphate glycerophosphotransferase, whose protein sequence is MITVSTINNKSKKYDSETSDNIYIEDAELNNETLTIKGVLGTSHPSDSVIINLIKENKEKTETFNCKHTTYSNDNYYNLNHFPIEWSNYYKFTVEIPYNNNDKYHFIILDNNKQYTKNITITHHKRDRLLAGKYKLISNGKDFTLVNKFIFSIVVAVYNTENYVEEAINSVINQSIGFEDNVQLILVDDGSTDNSLSILKKYEKKYPENIKVVTQKNCGQATARNNGLNYVEGDYVNFLDSDDILSSNTLEDVYKFFNKHYDEIDITAIPINFFERKNAGHMLNYKFNKTHVIDLVENPNNPQLSASSAFFKKEVFAENKFPTDVVHAEDCILINKILLGKKKYGAVSTATYYYRKRADLTSTIDQSTTKKEFFTDILKNYFIELIEYCQEKEDNVPLFIQYLIAYDLQWMLKEPELTLESQEEINEFWNLLYYVIDNLDMEIFENNRNITGGMFKSFFLTLKNKDLHVELKKNNALLKTRNHVIYNLNKHRIWLDIVEFKDNNLQISGFLNSNFNSDYITIDGVKSVDGEVVGTYPDIQVFYTDRVNLKYLSKNWQYKHNFDLKIPVLDHENCQVKIRTTYHIDGDRTNYDEDNIISMYMNLSFRETVRISKTSIYSIYDSKIVLLKGKSFHVHDYSYKSILRYEYSIFKKILNDKRYGYKEALKLRALFLLAYPIKNLRNKQVYLFMDRPEQADDNGEHLFHYAINQDDNISKYYTVKKDSVSFKRLSGNSNVIPYGSFKHKLMFLLADKIITSHPDEPVINPFYSDTSNKDLRELYNGIGNPKIYFLQHGVTLGNISNYLKKYDKNLSLISTVSDKEHDSFLVKGYNYDEEIIQTLGFPRFDNLENHPRKQILIIPTWRNYLEGNEELFKNSNYVKSINNLLNSKIVSLSKKYGYDIVFKPHPRLNKYITGDSGKKYIDLIDINPDVRLSYDESYQKLFSESSLLITDYSSVFFDFAYLKKPVIYYHPFDDYHHGKSYYSYEDMGFGEVVENKDDLFEKISYYLSHDCRMESIYQERVDKFFKYHDKLNCKRVYDWIRRH, encoded by the coding sequence GTGATTACCGTTTCTACTATAAATAATAAATCAAAAAAATATGATTCTGAGACATCTGATAATATATATATTGAGGATGCAGAACTAAACAATGAAACACTGACAATTAAGGGTGTATTAGGAACAAGTCATCCCAGTGATTCTGTAATAATAAATCTAATTAAAGAAAATAAGGAAAAAACCGAGACATTTAACTGTAAACATACTACTTATTCCAATGATAATTATTACAATCTTAATCATTTTCCAATAGAATGGAGTAATTACTATAAATTCACAGTAGAAATCCCATACAATAATAATGATAAATATCATTTCATAATACTAGATAATAACAAGCAATACACGAAAAACATTACAATTACCCATCATAAACGTGATAGATTACTAGCAGGAAAATATAAACTTATCAGTAATGGTAAAGATTTTACACTAGTAAACAAATTCATTTTCTCTATAGTAGTGGCAGTATATAACACTGAAAACTACGTGGAGGAAGCAATAAACTCAGTTATCAATCAATCAATAGGATTTGAGGATAATGTTCAATTGATACTTGTTGATGACGGAAGTACTGATAACTCACTATCAATACTAAAAAAATATGAGAAAAAATATCCGGAAAATATTAAAGTAGTTACACAAAAAAACTGTGGACAGGCAACAGCACGTAATAATGGTCTTAACTACGTGGAAGGAGATTATGTTAACTTTTTAGATAGTGATGATATATTATCATCTAACACTTTAGAGGATGTATATAAATTCTTTAATAAACATTATGATGAAATAGATATCACTGCTATTCCAATAAATTTCTTTGAACGTAAAAATGCTGGACATATGTTAAATTACAAGTTTAATAAGACTCATGTTATTGATTTAGTTGAAAATCCTAATAATCCGCAGTTATCTGCTTCATCAGCATTTTTTAAGAAGGAGGTATTTGCCGAAAATAAATTTCCAACAGATGTTGTTCATGCTGAGGATTGTATATTAATCAACAAAATACTGCTAGGCAAGAAAAAATATGGAGCCGTAAGCACGGCAACATACTACTACCGTAAACGGGCAGATTTAACTTCAACAATAGACCAGTCCACAACAAAAAAGGAATTCTTCACAGACATACTTAAAAATTACTTCATAGAATTAATAGAATATTGTCAAGAAAAAGAAGACAATGTACCATTATTTATCCAATACTTAATAGCATATGACCTTCAATGGATGCTAAAAGAACCAGAACTAACACTAGAATCCCAGGAAGAAATCAATGAATTCTGGAATCTATTATATTACGTGATAGATAATCTGGACATGGAAATCTTTGAAAACAACAGAAACATAACAGGAGGAATGTTCAAATCATTCTTCTTAACATTAAAAAATAAGGATTTACATGTAGAATTAAAAAAGAACAATGCATTACTAAAAACCAGGAACCATGTTATATATAATCTTAATAAACATAGAATCTGGCTGGATATAGTAGAATTTAAGGATAATAACCTGCAAATATCAGGATTTCTGAACAGTAATTTCAATTCTGATTACATCACAATTGATGGTGTTAAATCAGTTGATGGTGAAGTAGTAGGTACATACCCTGATATACAAGTGTTTTATACAGATAGGGTTAATTTAAAGTATCTGTCTAAAAATTGGCAGTATAAACATAACTTTGACTTAAAGATACCAGTATTAGATCATGAAAACTGTCAGGTAAAGATAAGAACAACCTACCATATCGATGGAGACAGAACAAATTATGATGAGGATAATATAATATCCATGTATATGAATTTATCATTCAGGGAAACTGTTCGTATTTCAAAGACAAGCATATATTCAATCTATGATTCAAAAATAGTGCTTCTTAAAGGTAAATCATTCCATGTACATGATTATAGTTATAAATCAATACTCAGATATGAATACAGTATATTTAAAAAGATATTAAATGATAAAAGATATGGTTATAAAGAAGCATTAAAACTCAGAGCACTATTCTTATTAGCCTATCCTATTAAGAATTTACGTAATAAACAAGTATACCTGTTTATGGACCGTCCAGAGCAAGCTGATGATAATGGTGAACACTTATTCCATTATGCTATAAATCAGGACGATAATATATCTAAATACTATACTGTAAAAAAGGATTCAGTATCATTCAAGAGATTATCAGGTAATAGTAATGTTATACCCTACGGGTCATTCAAACATAAACTAATGTTTCTCTTAGCTGATAAGATCATAACATCACATCCTGATGAACCCGTGATTAATCCATTTTATTCAGATACATCCAATAAAGATTTAAGGGAATTATATAATGGTATAGGAAATCCGAAAATATACTTCCTACAGCATGGTGTTACACTGGGAAATATTTCAAATTACCTTAAAAAGTATGATAAGAATTTATCATTAATATCAACAGTATCTGATAAAGAACATGATTCATTTCTTGTTAAAGGATATAATTATGATGAAGAGATAATTCAGACACTAGGATTTCCGCGATTTGATAACTTGGAGAATCATCCACGTAAACAGATATTAATTATACCAACATGGCGTAATTACCTTGAAGGTAATGAGGAGTTATTTAAAAACTCAAATTATGTTAAGAGCATAAATAATCTTCTTAACAGTAAAATAGTATCATTATCCAAGAAGTATGGATATGATATTGTTTTCAAGCCACATCCAAGATTAAATAAGTATATAACCGGTGACAGCGGTAAGAAATATATTGATTTGATCGATATTAATCCAGATGTCAGACTAAGTTATGATGAATCATATCAGAAGCTATTTAGTGAATCATCTCTACTGATAACCGATTATTCATCAGTATTCTTTGATTTTGCATATTTAAAGAAGCCTGTTATATATTATCATCCATTTGATGATTATCATCATGGTAAAAGCTATTATAGTTATGAAGACATGGGATTTGGAGAAGTAGTAGAAAATAAGGATGATTTATTTGAAAAAATATCATATTATCTATCCCATGATTGTAGAATGGAAAGTATTTACCAGGAACGTGTAGATAAATTCTTCAAATATCATGATAAATTAAATTGTAAACGTGTTTATGATTGGATACGCAGACACTGA
- a CDS encoding transposase, with translation MEVNTKNNAFHFVITLCHYRIENMTNRLGKQLIKDAINNENLSDEKIKKYLSSKSLNEMDLINKINDELYNDNSKQISIEKIQKICRKEDNNNSRKIGYEKRLRLLNNLSNPKIMEINSKEKRINIILDNARIHHAKIVEKACEILNINLIFLKPYCPDLNPIEDVWRKIKSKIYKSMYENLNKLIEIFEREFYKIVDLTSFYTNWVNEYLGINIW, from the coding sequence ATGGAGGTAAATACAAAAAACAATGCATTTCACTTTGTAATTACCTTATGCCATTACCGTATTGAAAACATGACTAATAGATTAGGTAAACAATTAATCAAAGATGCAATAAACAATGAAAACTTATCTGATGAAAAAATAAAAAAATATCTATCCTCTAAATCACTAAATGAAATGGATTTGATAAATAAAATCAATGATGAACTATATAATGACAATTCCAAACAAATTTCCATAGAAAAAATTCAAAAGATTTGCAGGAAAGAAGACAACAACAATTCAAGAAAAATAGGGTATGAAAAAAGATTAAGATTACTGAATAACCTATCAAATCCAAAAATAATGGAAATAAACTCAAAAGAAAAAAGAATAAATATTATTTTAGATAACGCAAGAATACATCATGCTAAAATTGTTGAAAAAGCCTGTGAAATATTGAACATAAATTTAATCTTTTTAAAACCATATTGCCCTGATTTAAATCCAATTGAAGATGTATGGCGTAAAATTAAATCTAAAATATATAAATCAATGTATGAAAATTTAAACAAATTAATAGAAATATTTGAACGTGAATTCTATAAAATAGTTGATTTAACATCATTTTACACAAATTGGGTTAATGAATATTTAGGTATAAACATTTGGTAA
- a CDS encoding helix-turn-helix domain-containing protein — translation MEKFNNKIEKHLELSEISDMLKEYKEYYTVYRRLLLINMVANGESIAKASKNINISRKTGERWVKQYNENGVDGLFSNYSNCGRKSYLTDQQLKELNEIITGNEEKYNLKDVRNLIKEKYGITYSEKQVWVITRQKLNLNYGKPFIKYNTRPKNPEEDLKKN, via the coding sequence ATGGAAAAATTTAATAATAAAATTGAAAAACATTTAGAACTTTCAGAAATTTCAGACATGCTGAAAGAGTACAAGGAATATTACACTGTTTATAGGCGTCTTTTGTTAATTAACATGGTTGCAAATGGTGAAAGTATTGCTAAAGCCTCAAAAAACATTAATATTTCAAGAAAAACAGGCGAACGTTGGGTCAAACAATATAATGAAAATGGCGTTGATGGTTTATTTTCAAATTATTCCAATTGTGGAAGAAAATCATATTTAACTGATCAACAATTAAAAGAATTGAATGAAATCATAACTGGAAATGAAGAGAAATATAATTTAAAAGATGTACGAAACTTAATTAAAGAAAAATATGGTATAACATATAGTGAGAAGCAAGTATGGGTTATTACAAGACAAAAATTAAATTTAAACTATGGAAAACCATTCATTAAATACAACACACGTCCTAAGAATCCTGAAGAAGATCTTAAAAAAAACTAA
- a CDS encoding DUF2462 domain-containing protein yields the protein MTTSHNKIKTQTKAEITDSDTHMFTVHVTVTEQGTGKPVTKGRVTIKSKKGKIIGTGKIKEGTADITASITNKNYKLTIIYEGTEHTYDESVTKIDFQKEYLFYKTSSYLWIAIIAALIIIVYTIGLYTLLITAYPQSQLAHTLSSIIPYVAVSNTTMQHFYLANLHYLQFFVNILIWILIISFITAGVYATQFNSNFHNIIRKNVTNHSVFQHFFGLIIVILMIITIITVIIA from the coding sequence ATGACAACATCTCATAATAAAATAAAAACACAAACAAAAGCAGAAATCACTGATTCTGATACTCACATGTTCACAGTACATGTAACTGTTACAGAACAGGGAACAGGAAAACCTGTAACTAAAGGAAGAGTAACTATAAAATCAAAAAAGGGTAAAATAATTGGTACAGGTAAAATAAAAGAAGGAACAGCTGATATAACAGCATCAATAACCAATAAAAATTATAAATTAACAATAATCTACGAGGGAACAGAACATACCTATGATGAAAGTGTTACAAAGATTGACTTCCAGAAAGAATACCTATTCTATAAGACAAGCTCATACTTATGGATTGCAATCATTGCAGCACTAATAATAATAGTATACACGATAGGATTATACACATTATTAATAACAGCATATCCGCAATCCCAGCTAGCACATACACTAAGTAGTATTATACCATACGTAGCAGTATCCAACACTACAATGCAACACTTCTATCTAGCAAACCTACACTACTTACAATTCTTTGTTAATATTCTTATATGGATATTGATAATATCCTTTATTACAGCAGGAGTATATGCTACACAATTTAACAGTAATTTCCACAATATAATTCGAAAAAATGTAACAAATCACAGTGTATTTCAGCATTTCTTTGGATTAATCATAGTAATACTCATGATAATTACAATAATCACAGTGATAATAGCATAA